The nucleotide window CACTGATTTAAGAGACCAAGACTATTCTCTTCTCCATTCAATATTCTTAGACCACAGTATAATATAATGACGAGTTAAAAGCAGTAATTAAAATAGGTTGAGAGGTGACCTGGTGATCAACTGTTTagtttttaaataattaatgaaaaatgCTATCGAGTACTCTTAGGGCATtggataaataataataaaaaaaatgttttggagTCTGAAAAACTCTATTggaatatgtattttaagtttagaaAAACATGTGAAAAAACATTTATCACGTATGATATGTTGTGGTGAATCGTTAACCATAATTCTTGGGACAGTCGTAACaaactaaataattaaattttatttttgtgattaTGAGATTCATTGAAAATGGTCAAGGCCGCCATTGACGATTGCATTCAATGCACATACATGTAtacaatatattaatattaatgaaTGACTTTGTTCCCAAAAGAAGCGATTCTTCTTTACTAAACTGGCGTTACAATTCCTTTCTGCACCGCACTAAATATTTAAATCACTAATAATCCAGAAAGTAACCATACATGCATTGAATTTCCGACCATTACTATGTGGATCCCAGAACCAACGGCCCAGATTAAATCATAGTTTATTTTGTTCCAAAAATGCCCTTGTCGGGCCGACTCTGAGGCTCTTAGTCCAGGGTGCAATCATTTCAGCGGCTGACCTTTCAACCCACAACGTGAGAACATCCACAATGAGTGCTTTTAGAGTTATTGAAAttatactttcttgataaatttaaTGTTATATGTTTACAATTGACATATTTTAATACTCTAAAACATATGAAAATTTTGTAGCTACTCCATATTTGAAGTGTTTCTTGTTCATGAATAGTgaaaagagatgatgaaaaggaaaagagatgtgatgaaaagtaagagagaaatgatgaaaaagaagaaagagaagagagagaaaatgagtatggaATGCTAGCTCAAGTGTGTCCATTATGGGTATATTAGAATGTAGCACTTATTAAATTGATAGTTGCATAAGAATTATTGTGTTTGGAGTGTGGGCACAATGTGGATGCTCTGATTCACCTAAAGAGAAAACTAGCCAGTTAATTACTTAATTCTCCTCTCACTAATGAAACCATTTGTTTCATCAACTGACACGTGTCTTCGATCGGATGGGGTCACCCATTTGACTTGACGACCATTGTCCGAAACCCTAaattttcttcctctatttagttGACCTATGTATCTATCCTTTTTCTATATTTGGAAAATGTTTTttaccctcaattttttattttctttttaaacctTATTCAGTTATAACCTCCCCCTCCTCCTCTATttcatactctctctctctctctctctctctctctctctactttttctttcttttctttactAATCTATCACTTTCTCTACCAAAAATTCAATCTTTTtgatatataatttatcttcGTTGTGCAAATTTTTAATGGAAACCTCTTCAAGCTTGGAATTGACAATATCCATGCCCGGCGTCTCTTCatctcctcctctttcttcatttggtaaGTTCATATTAACCTATTGGGTTTAATGTTAATTTAACTAACACGATCTTGATCGTTCTAGGTTtggttttcttgtttgttttctcGGTTAATTACATGAGAATTTCCAAACTTTTTTAAGGATCTTAATATCTTATTGATGGGATGGGAATAATTTGatgttaattaattgtttttttttttttttgttttagtgaGGGATTTGGACATAAACCAAGTACCATCAggtgaaggagaagaggaaTGGATCACGGCAGGAATGGAAGACGAAGAGGAAATCGGTGGCGTTaacggaggaggaggaggccaACCTCGCAAGAAGCTCCGTCTCACAAAGGAACAATCTCGTCTTCTAGAAGAGAGTTTCAGACACAACCACACCTTAAACCCTGTAATTAATTAGTCCTTCTCCTTCCTCCCTATCTCTATAGATTATATTTTGCCACGTGTACTCCTTTTAAAGCTTTTTGGGGGCTTTGTTTGGGGTGTGTGTGTTTGTAGAGACAGAAGGATGCGTTAGCTTTGCAGTTGAAACTGAGGCCAAGGCAAGTGGAGGTGTGGTTTCAAAACCGTAGAGCCAGGTACGGTACTGTAACTTTAACATTCCGTATCCGATGATATTAATTTTGGGTACTTGAGATTGGAAGGGCCAGTATTGGTGTAGATAGAGCGGAAGACGGTCTCTACAGTTGAAATCACCCCAATTTTTCTGAAATTTTAATCATAGATGTTCAGCAGTCCGTTTTCTAGTTTGGAGtccaaataattttttcaatttaataaACAGACTGGACAACTGTGATACCTTTAACATGCGTTTTAATTTCTGGTAGTTGAGATATCGAGTTAATAGAATATGACAAAACATATGATCCCAATCTGATTCTACAGCCCCGTAGAATACTGTTGTAAAGCCTGAAAGTCAGACACCATTGATGATTATCGTGGTTTCTTTGTGTAGAGTTATAGGTCAACATTACTTCGTCTTCATATAATCCAGACTTCCTTGGATGCTAGTAATGCCAATGTAATAATATATCCTCTaactataaaatatattaagtaGAAAAATGGACATAAAATTGAATGAAGTAATAAGGATATTTTTTGAGTATAATCATTCAAAGTGTTTTAAGGGATTAAGAAATAactagaaattaattaattggttaTTAGGTTGCCTCATATATGTGATCCTTGAATAGTTTTAGGCTGAAATTTTGTTGAGGTAAATTTCCTTGGATTCCTTTCAATTGCGACGAGCTTTCCTATCATTCCCAAACCCTACCTTTTCTTGAAATTCACCACTTTTTTGGTGCTTGTGTTATTAAGGAGGGTAAAAactgagaaatttttttatacGTATGGATATGCAAAtcttataagttttttttttttttgagaaaaagggtTAAGTATAGACAACAAAAGTTGCTAAGAATTACACTTTTATATTTACATTTATGtctttgtatatatattaataatatatacaCGAAATACtttgtgaaaaataaataatttatgcACATTCATGGTTATGTTGTATCACGAGCAACTAGGTTTATGTGAATAAATGGATATGTATAATTAGGGTTGTCCGAAACATCTATATTATAATTTTCAgcccaaacacatcaacaatattgtgcGCTTTTGATTATTCGGTTCCTAAAAGATACATCAAGTCTGTACGACTTTATCTTCCTAGGAGGTTTCCTATCTCAATAGTGCTTTAGTATAAGCACGTTGAAGCTCAAAGTTACTATGAGATGTTTTCTTTCAAGAAAACACCTTGTTGATGATTAGAAACTGAAATGAAATGAAGtaattatatatgttaacatgATAACCCGACAAGGATTAAAAAGGACGTAGTTTTTGATTATATATAAGATGTGCATGTGTTTCTTCAGCCTCGTGTGCCAGTCATATCATGATCACTCTACTCTACGTAGTTATTAATAAGTGCCACTTTGACTCATTATTGTATGGTCTCCAACCGTGCTTCTCTAGTTCTCTATTGATGCCTTGTATTACATATACAAGTCGaataaatcaataaagaaaAGTAGGTACCATTTGGACTTGTAATTATGTCAAATATTTTATCCCATATCATATTCATATAACTCAATcgagtgacatataagtaaaGATCTAGTCCATTTCACACAACCAACGTATTTTCTGGGCCTAAAAACTAATGGCAATGGTTTAAGAAGAACAAAATAGTGTGAATCTTTGGAACAAAGCGGATGAAATTAATTTGTAGTGTtcggacaaaaaaaattataacatgGTATTCAAATTAAGACTCCGTCCATTTGACTATGAACTCTTTTTCTAACAAATTATTCTATGTTTGTGTCTAAACTAACAATTGTAATATGACAAAATTAACACGTTAATATTGTGTGTTAAATGTAACAGGAGCAAGTTGAGGCAGACAGAGATGGAGTGCGAGTTCTTGAAGAGATGGTTCGGGTCGCTGAAGGAGCAGAATCGGAGGCTACGAAAGGAGGTGGAGGAGCTGAGGGCCATGAAGGTGGCTCCACCAACAGTGATGTCCCCCCACAGTTGCGAGCCACTACCAGTATCCACACTCACAATGTGCCCTCGCTGCGAGCGCGTGACATCCGCCGCGGTGGACAAGGGCCCAACCACGACTGTCACGACCGGCGACTCGACCCACATAATTGCGGCCACCTTGTCTTCTAAACTGCGTGCACCAACCCTCCCTTCGCGACAATCTTATGCGGCTTGTCAATAATCAGGATTGGGCAAGTCAAGTAAGTACAAATAACTTTAAATTAATTAGAATACGTAATTAATGTTTCTAATAATTTACTCACACATGGATATGGAGATTGGTACTAATTACTAGTTAGGTATCCATTTTATAATGTTAATTGTTATATGGGATATTTCAACGTAATTGGCAGCTGATTTTCCATTCATATTTTACCGCcttagttgttttttttcagATACCCAGAATTAATATCACCAAATTTTCACGTGCGTAAGGCAAAATCACACTGTTATTGGATCTGAAGCTCTACAATTTCAGAAGTgtataattattatataataatttGAAAAGTGTGTCACATCATAACTAAGGCGTAACTATTGTTGTTGGGCACcctcaaattatatatattttttaacatagtatatatattttgggtcttttttaattttgccCAACGTGATTGTTAATTGTTGCCCACAACCCACCCAAACTTGTTAAATGGCCCAGCCCATCTCACTATCTCAGCCCATGCAACCTGTCTTTACCACTATCCCAGCCCAGGCAACCTTGTATTCCCCCTCTCCTCCTTCCCCCTCACGTAAGAGTCTAAGAGAGACTATCCAGTTCGACTGAAAGACAGTAAGAGAGTGCTAATCTGAAAGAGAAAGACGTTCGAAAGAGAGACAAACTGACAAATCACAAAGGTAATTCTCTATCTCCAATTTTCTGTATCCATCTTctcaattattacttatcgctattattttttagtgttatttttcgtattttcacatgcataattaataaataacccaaaaaaatccgCACGCACTATCCCCGAACCCGCATTAAATTTTGTCTACCTCACATAAATTCCTACATCCACCCCTAATCACACTTTGTGTTTTTGTCTACCAGACTGAGATTTTCGGAGTTCCCTCGTTCCCTGTTAATACTCCAAGACCTTTGTTTGAAGCCCAACAGCCTTGTTGGAGTTGGTATAACGTTCAAATTACAAAATGCCCGTAAATCTGCATATGCACGCCATTTGTGCTTTGTTGGCTAATTCGAGCCCAAACTGTTTAGGCCCTTTAAAAAAACTAGGTAACCAGCAATTGGGAATCCCAGATAATTTGGGCCTTCAATAAAGATTTGCCAAAATGGGCTGTTTACTTGATTGCATTGGACAAATAGCTGGTGAGTTAAGCCCAAGCTTATGACAATTAACTGAACCAATGGCCCAGCACTAAAGCCCACCAATGGCACGTCCATGCTCCTCTCTTTTTCTGCTAAAATAATAACCATCCAGTCGATGTGGGATCTAACAAATCTGTTTGCCAGCTAAGCTGTCTTAACTTCTACAAGGCAGGGGACATGATACAAGGACGGTGACaaccatgttaaatcatgaacaATTTAACAAGAACACGAGAAGTATGAAAAACCACACTGGAAACCAGACATCTTTTCAATGGCGAAGACAGCTAAGAGGTGTGAGAGAGCTTCTGTATATATATGATCTATCCTTTCATTTAAGCAGGAAGGGACACTCCTTTCCTGTCTGAGACATGGACCTTAATTACCCTGCAACCAGTGTTGCACAAAATCAAATTCTTCTCTCAAGTCATTAGAACAAGAACACCATTTTTATTATTAGGTTGTTGCCTTTGGAAATTACGTACATTCAATGACCAATTTATTTGTCTTTGGGGCAGTACAGCTAGCTAGCCAAATAACCACAGATTTGACACCCTCCCAACCCAACATTTACATGGGACTCTCAACTCCTGCTTTCATTCACAACTCAGAAATTACACATTGTCAGAAACTTGTTTCCAACCTTAATAAGCCAAAGCAAACATTTGGACATGTTCTCAGCCCTATTAAAATTGCTCCATGaagtctctccatggactattttacactcttttgtcaattttcacataaaatttgattttctgaGACCATTTTTTGTACGAAACGTTCCATGAAGAAtgttattttcattcacatGGTAGGGTTTAAGAGTCAATAAACAAAGTCAACAACCCCTAAACCAAGAAACCTAATCCCTATCTATCAACCTCCATTAAATATCAGACTTAGATTTAGAAATCCTACTGGATATTTTTCACATGGTGAGTCAACGTTAGTGCTACGTGTCGGACAATGAATGGTGGTTGTGATCACATTATGGTGGGAATCTGAAAATATCTTGCTCGATCTCATGACAACACGTGCAACCAATCTATAACTCAagagtttaaactttaaactttaaactttaaactttaaagacGTGATCCGTCCATTAGTCTAGCTTTGGTCCACAAAAGACAAAACTAACCGTGAAAAAGGCCCAATAAACTGAGACCCACTCCTCAACGGATGGGCTAAACAGATCCAGTTTCATGGATTTCTTGATGGGCCTCAGCTTTTAgcctttttggaaaaaaattcgACCctcaaaatatttgtttatttattaatattattatgttGTCCGATAACTTTTATATGTTAATTTATAAAGCTGCTGATTATTATAGTGGACAGAAGATGGAGAACATGTAAGGATATTTTGGTTCCAATTGGATTCTTTTACAAAGGTGGACTTTACGAAGACTTACCGTTTTAAGGCAAAAagggattaattaattaataaatatccAGAGTTTAATTGGATTCTTATACAAATTTGGACTTtacaattaattttgttttaaggcgaaaattgattaattaattattaaacaTCCAGAGTTTAATTGGATTATTTTACAAAGGTGGACTTTACAAAGACCAACAAGAGGTGGTTCGTTTGGCAATCGACTGGATTATACATATGTATGTTCAATatttgatttcaatgaaaaGAACATTTCTCAacagtattaaaaaaaaaaaaaagtggaattTACAAAAGACTTGCTGTTTTATGGCCAAAagggattaattaattaataaatatccAGAGTTTAATTGGATTCTTTTACAAAAGGTGGACTTTACAAAGTATTGTTTTAAGGCGAAAAAggattaattatttattaactaTCCAGAATTTAGTTGGATTCTTTTACAAGGGTGGACTTTACAAAGACTTATTGTGTTTAAGGCCAAAagggattaattaattaattaatatccaGAATTTATGCCTCCATGTATTTTGTATGGTAGTTTGTAAGGTTGGGCACGTCATAAGAACTGCAGATGCAGAATGACGTCATCACTTGATTTAGAATTGACAGTAAGTAATTTATCTTTGACTTAGTTGACAGAACTAGAATATGTAATTAGAAGCTAGAGGATAAATCATTATATGACGGTTGTCTTAAAACATAGAGAAGCTAATTATGTGAGATGATAAAAATACATacgtacatatatgtatatacacatacatatacatgcatgcatacatacatacacacacatatatattctcAATCATGCAATGTTTTCTTTTCAAGGGGACTGAGAGGATATTTTAGGTACGCGAATGTGATTGTTTATATTGAGATGGATAACCCAGATCAATAGATCATagcttgtttgtttgttctcttcttctctaGAGAGATTTGACTAATCAGAAATCCAACTATCATATATTGTCTTCTTCACATGTTTAATTCCTGTTCATCATTCTAACACAACAAATAAAGATTCATGTTTGATTCATTGTCGATACATATTAAAATAGAAATgagtcaagatttttttttttaaccgaaaatGACACTACACTAATTTATCctttgaacattcaatatgagtctaaactcaggTCGTAAGCCCCGCtcgcacataaattttttacatGATGATAGGATaagttcaatcaaaactcaGTACGTGGccgcaaaaaaaaattgttttgagTGGGAATCAAACTTCGGATCTCATGAGTCTATATGGTGTGACACAGAGAGATTCAAGGTAGTCAAGTATAGATTATTGTGAACAGACTATAAATCGGTTTATATGCTTCATTAGGCGTAACATCATCATCCACAAAACTGTTGAGAATAGAGGAACTGTAGTGAAATTGAACATTTGACTGAACATCTTATTAACTTCCAAGTGCATGTCATTGTTAATATAGGGAGGTAAGAATTTTGATTCCACGTAAGAAACTTTGACCGACcaattattgtttgttttgtcGGTCAAACTGAATATGACTCCCTATAGCCCTATTGATCATTTTCTGATGATCTTTTTCAACACCTTGAGAGTCTGTCAGTAGAAAAATTGGTGCATTGTGATTGTCAAAGGTTTTGAATCTCTCACATCTTTGATATCCTCAACCAATATCATGCGTATTTCTCTTTGTTAACTTGTATAAACCAACAAATATTATGATTCGATCAATATTGATGATGTCAAAATTATATGCACTGTAATCTTGACATGTGGCACAAGATATCGAGGAGCATGTCGATGGATGAGCTACCTTGACCGCTGACCAAGGCAGAGCCGAGATGCCCATCCGCGAAGAAAATATTTCGAGGAGCTTACACAAAGCATGGTAATTGAGAAGAGAGCATCTAGGCAAGACCGAGATGACCCTTCGAGCATACATCCTAGGAAGTCCCAAGTGACCAATTTTCAAGGGAAACTTTAAGTCCTGAAGAAACCAATTCCACTTAGGAAATGAATCAGGATGAGATTCAACCTACTGTAAATCCACCAAAGAATGAGGAAAATAAGAAATATACTTCTACCAAAATCAGAATTTTTCAACTCATATAAAGGGGGACCTCCAACACCAACTAAAGCATCTTGAACACTTAAACCATACACTCTTAATAGTTACTTGGGGGAGAGAGAGCGTGCACTCCAAATATTGAGCACTTCTCCAATGATAACATACTTACTTGAGCATCGGAAAGGTTTTTCGAGAAAATATTTGGACCCCCTATAGCTCACATGTTCTATTGTACAGATCATCTGTAAAGACACTTTCTAACGTCAATCCTACCACCTGATACGTTACCAAGATGGAACAAGTTTTGGAGGTGATCAAATACCAACTAGTGAGGTGTCCATGTCTTAGTGTGGAGGACACATACCCAATTTCAACCCTTGAGCTTCCATTTGTCAAAATTCCAGTACAGTAAATTTGaactttttgagaaaaaaagaaagggaaggcCCTAATATCACGTCACTCAATAACTCATACTCACATGCCATTTCAATCCATCTGCGCACAACTATATTCTATACTGTACTGTTAACCAATGTTTCATTAAAGTAACCAGCACAGGCAGTCACTTCCTAACCCTAGTTACCTCCTCATCTCACACTGACACACTCTTTAGTTTGTACGTGCTACGCAAGTATATATCCGCtacctcctctttctctctctctc belongs to Tripterygium wilfordii isolate XIE 37 chromosome 2, ASM1340144v1, whole genome shotgun sequence and includes:
- the LOC119979857 gene encoding homeobox-leucine zipper protein HOX3-like produces the protein METSSSLELTISMPGVSSSPPLSSFVRDLDINQVPSGEGEEEWITAGMEDEEEIGGVNGGGGGQPRKKLRLTKEQSRLLEESFRHNHTLNPRQKDALALQLKLRPRQVEVWFQNRRARSKLRQTEMECEFLKRWFGSLKEQNRRLRKEVEELRAMKVAPPTVMSPHSCEPLPVSTLTMCPRCERVTSAAVDKGPTTTVTTGDSTHIIAATLSSKLRAPTLPSRQSYAACQ